The genomic window GCAAGGACATTTACTAGCTGGAAGGGGTCGACCGGTTTGAGGGCCCCGGCATGCGAGGGGCTTCAACTGTCAATCTGAACGCCAGAGACTGGTGTCGATCCCGAGCATCACCTCGGTGCTGGCACTTGGTAGGTAGTTTCACTTCACAGAGCAAAGCAAAACGGGACAAGAGCAACAACAAGAGTGTCGTGCAATCTCTGCCGAGCGCAGAGCACCAAGCGAGGGCATGCATTTGTCGAGGCAAAATCAATTCCCCTCGACACATGATGGCATTTGCCCCATTTCTGGCAGGAGCGAAGGAGACGCCAGTCCGCACATGTGACATCGGCCCAACAGCGCAGTCGATATATTCTGGGATTATCTAGAGTATGGACCACGGATCAGCCAGCGGTTGCTCGTTTGTATCATCAATACACTGTACAGACAAAGAGGCTTCTCGGTAGATGCTCGTAGTGCTGAACCTTGGAAGACTCTCTGCTGCATTAGGACTTTGGAGCAAGAATAATTTTGGAGCCATTGGGCTGCAGAGTGCGGCGGCAGGCATCCAAGACCACGGCCACACAGACACCGTCCGCATTGTGTTGCAGCACCACCCCAGGGTCACACCACTTGCACCCCATGGCCGTATGTACAATGAGAAtaatagtacggagtagggcGTAATGATAGCCTCTGCTACCTGCGCGTCTTTTTGCCCGCTTGCCCGCTTGCCCCCTGAACTCTCGCCTAAATCGATGCGCAAGAATTGGCTCTCGTGTGGCGTTGCGCGGCCGATGCCTAACGGGGAGAGCGACAGCCAGACTGAAGACGGGGTCTAAACCATCTGATGCTGGGGTGCTTGGTAGGGTCCAAGCCCCGGATGCCCAGATGTCTGGATGATGGCGGCTAGGAGTGGCTAGTGCTGCTTGTGGACAGCGGCTGAGCCCGTCGGTGGTCTCGAGACACTCACGCAGTTGATGACTCCTGATGGTGATGCATCAATGCAGCTTCACACCTTCATCATGCCTCGGCTAGAGGTCTGAATCGTGCCGGTGTCACAGACCCTGCCAAACCTGCGTTGGGTCCGGAGATATTTGCGCAATCACAAGAACAGCCTTGATACCGTGACGAGGAAGCGAAGCAGAAGCTCACAATCGAAATGATATCTGGGTCCAAGCGTGCGGGCGTGCCGCACTCGCACTGTAGCACCAGCCTGGGCCATTGGAGCGGCCAGGCAAACTCAGCTGGGCTCTTTGTTCGCCTGTAGCCTGCATGTACCTGCCTACGGCAAGTGCGGTGGCAAGGTACAAACCACTCCTCATTGGCCCAAGCGCCGAGTCTGACAGTGCGGATATATGCCGCACCGTGTGTTGTAGCCAGAGTGAATAAGTCCAGGTAGTCGTCATTGGGGCAGGgcccttttttcttttcttcttgcttCTCACACTCTGTTGGACATCTTGGTCTTTCGGGAGACGTGAAAACATGCAACTGGAGGAGTCCTTAGAATGACTAGACGTAATAGAGGTTATTGACATgtgcgacgacggccaagcGTGTCTGTTGTGTCAAGCTTGGTTGTCCTCGTCAACAGGTTGCTGGGTTGATGCAAGCCAAAGTGGGTGAGCAAAGGCAGAAACTGCCTGGTGGGTGGATCCCCCGAGTCTCGTCTCCAGATGCCCCATTCTGCGGCACCCAGCGACCAGCACCCAGTGAGTCTCCAGCTGCCTCCAGCagcacaccagaccagaccaccCACCGGCTCAGCTTCCGCCCCCCGACTTCCAATGTTCCAACCTCGAGGTTGCCCCAAAATGCCCCATCCCATATccatgtctttttttttctgtttgACCACCACGCCGAGTCTCATTTTGTGACCCCCCAAACTCCCAATCCCCCCTCGAGGACTTTGCATAGAGCTTAGCTGGGTGCTtcccccttctcctcctcctcctctcctgTCTTTTGATCCTTTGCTCCTTTCCCGTCCTCGTGCCCGCGTCGCCTCCGTACGCCTACGCCCACCGCACGGCATCTCGTTTCGTCCTGTGTGTTTGCTGTGGCATATGAGCGCGAGTCGTGATCAGCAGCCGTCACACCTGATCCTCTCCCGATTGCCGTCTCCCTCCAAGGTTATTGGCAGCCTCTCCCGGCCACCGCGGCCAAGCTGCTACGCCACCACTTGACTTCCTAGACCCGGCAAACCATATTGGCCCTGCGTCCAGTTTCTGTGCCTCCCCCGAGCCTCTCACGACGCCGCCACGAGGATTTCGCATCCTCAATCTCAACCCGGCCTCAATCGTGTCAACCTTGCTGGCTGAAATACTGCCTGCTAACGGCTAGCACTGTCGCCGTCTGTCCACTCGTCATCTATTCATCGCAGACAGCTGTGCATATTTCGAGAGTGGCCCCAAATTTGACTCCACCGCTTCTCAGAATCGTCGAGTTTTGTCCCTCAACCACCAGTCAGTCACCTGGCCTGACGGTCGACTCGTACCTCGCCCCAACTCTTATGTGTTCTTCTTTGGGCGGAGATTCAGACTGGCCTTTTTTATGACTTAAGAATCGAGCTGCTACTGTCCCCCGAGAGAAACAGCAGACTGACGCTGTTCCGACAAACACTTTTTTTACCTCTCGTGTGCGGCTGTGTACGCATTGCTGTTAACATCTTTGTAACAGATATCTCATTGTTTGTGAAGGCCTGCTCCATCTTGAGGCAAGCGTCGCAGAGAAAGCTCGTCACGTCTCGTCGAGCTGGCATCGTCCTTCGGCGTCTCCAAGACAACGAGATTAACAATTATTGACCCGGTCCATCTGTTGTGAGAAAACAGCAGCAACTCATCGCCTTCGGCGCAAGCTTTTCCCGAAACAATGAGCCAACAACCCCACGACATGGGTTACCTCGATTACACAGGCCATGCCAGCCGATCGCCGACGTCACGACAAAACTATGGAGCTGGCTTCGCTTCCGGTCTGACTTTGCCTCGTCAACCACAGCGGCCGTTTGATGTCCCACTCGGCTCTTCGGCTCTATATCCATCGGATAGAATAGGCAGCGGATACAATCCCAGGGCGATGGACAGCATGTCTGGCCATGGTGGAATGCCTGGTGGCTACATGCTGGATAATGGCCAATCATGGAATTACAACTCTGTCGGCGTCGCTACCGTCAACGGGGCTATGAATGGACCAAATCGCCAGCGAAGCGTCAACCGACGAGCTGCATTGCCTCAAGTACGTGACGCCTGATCTGGAGCTCAATTTCCTGTTTTGCATGCTAATATGACCCTACGCAGACCTGGACAGATCAAGGCGCCATGGGGATGCCCAACAATGGGCTACCATCATTCCCGGGTAGTCTGAATGGAGGGCAAATGTCTAATGGTGGACTTCGTGTTGATCATGGACAGGCTCACACGTCACCAGACCTGCGCTCGACCGCATCGGATGGCGATCAGCTTATCCCCACTGCCATTGTgatcaagaatatcccttTTGCTGTTCGAAAGGAAACCCTTGCCTCCATTATGCTAGATTTGAATTTGCCTCAGCCATACGCATTCAATTATCACTTTGACAATGGCGTGTTTCGGGGGCTCGCTTTTGCCAACTTCCAGTCTGCTGAGGACACCAGGGTCGTTATCGAAGCCATGAACGGCATGGATGTCCACGGACGAAAGCTTCGAGTCGAATATAAGAAAATGCTGCCAGAAGCCGAACGGGAGCGCATTGAACGAGAAAAACGAGAGAGGCGTGGACAACTCGAGGAGCAGCATCGTGCTCCAATTCTTCATCAGCAGAGCTCCATTCAATCACTGAGTAGCATGTCGCAGACGCAACAGCGAACACCGTCATCTCACCTGGGTACGTGTGTGATTTATTCCAGAACAGGCACATCGCTTGCCAATGCATACCATCTCGATACTAACCTGCTCTGTAGGAGATGTCGATTTGAACGATCCCCAGAGCCTCGAATTTTACACTGAACTGGTCATGTTCAAACGAGATGATAGTCGTGAGATTTTGGTGTTCCCTGCCGGCATTAGCCCGGAACACCGGCGATCCATCCATATCCTAGCTCACCACATGGGCTTGGAGCATCAATCCATCGGTGAAGCTGACTCACGGCAAATTACGGTGTTGAAGCGACAACAGCCATCCCCCACAGCCAACATCCAAAACGTTCCAGCCAACAGCCTCGACGTGCACAAGCGTGGCTTGAGCCGGGCGGCAACGTTCGACTTTGCCGCAGATCGGGAATCTCGAGCCGCAGCCAATAATTATTCGCATGTGATGGGCCGGCAAGGTCCCACGCTGGAGCTTCCAGGGAGCCCCGACGGTAGCGGTGTTCCTAATAATCTACGGGCAGCGAAGAGCTTTGCCGATCTTAGGTCATTCACGCCCAGCCCTTCGCAAGCCTCCTCCAGTTATCTCGCCCCAGGTAGCGGTCTGAACAACATGGTTCCAGGCTCCACTGCTCGATTCGGCGACTACCAGCCTGCCCACCCTGGAAATCCAGGAACACCGGGCCCCAAGGGTGATAGTCTTATCGCGGGTCTCAGCGGATTGAACCTCAGCCCTTACGACTCGAACCCGCTGCAATCGCAGGGCAGGAACGCTCCAGGGGCTATTGGCAGCCAGCGTCCTGGTGTCACCAGTCACAAGGGCGCTCCTGAGAGGCAGCCTCGTGGTCCCGAATGGGAGTCGACgggtggctttggcggcCGTGGTCGATCTAACGGACATATGCAGCGAGGCAGCGGTACGTTTGGGGTGACATGCGTGTATATCGAAGTGCAAAGCTAATATGTGCCAGTAGATTCATCAGACAGTGGTGCCCGTGTGGCCGCTAATCCCACTGGTGCCTCTAGGTATCACTAAAACACCACCCCGAACGCCTACGACTTTTCCACGAACCCTCAATTACGAAGCGATGTGGAGAAGCTAAGCCGATTTGCGGCTTCTCAAGCTAACGATATTTTGTAATATTGACATTTCTTTTCCGGACGCTTGACGCGAAATTGTCTTTGCCTGTTTTTGGAAATCCCCCTAACACACTACatatctatatatatagtcaccatatttttttttatgaaGATTGTCGATCGAAGCAATGTGGTGCGAGCCATTTGCTCATGTATCGacgctgatgatgatgccaaagCCTCAAGGAGAGTATGGGGTACGGACCAGGATACAGCATTATTCAACACATGGGCGACCATTACGAAAGATGACGACTTGCTTCCAGACGCACCTTGAAGCTTGTTCATTGTACCTTTTGCCGACAAGATCTATGAATAAAACTACAAAAccattgatgatgacgacgtttTAACGACTTTCACGTCTAGACAGCCGCACCAACTGCTCCTGGCGAACGCTGCCTCGCGCCAGCAGTGGCGGGAGTTGGATCGGCGACGAGCACGATCACAGTATACCCACCATAATACCCTGTCTGGCGTCCAGTTACGACCGTGACGACAACGAGTGAGACTTCATTTGGGCCTCTTTCATGTTTTCGGTAGGAGACGATTCGAACATGAGGACGATTGCAGGCGAGAATGCGTTTAGCATAACAAAGCGGAGGAGACAATTATTTGTTCAGTACAAGTGGTGGAAACTGGCATGACGCGAAGAAAATAACGACAAAAAAAGTCTTTGTGTTGCTGCATTCATGTTTGAAATTTGGTTAATCACGTTTTTTGTTATTGGGTCTGTGGTTTCCCTCCACAGGCTCAGCTCAGTGCGGTCCATGGCAGGATATAATACGCCATCACTGAGTATGCCGTTACACCTTGACGGTATACGATGTCTTGGTGCTTCATATTCGGATATCTCGGTTGTTCAATTACTTGCCTCCCATGACAGGTGGCTTTTCTCCCTAGCTTTGTCGATTGCACAACTCCAAGTGGACTCGTTTTGCATTCATTCTGCGACCAGAAGGAGAGATGAGCAAGGTGTCTCGGCATTACAGACATGCTGCTTGCACAATCATACAAGCAAGCCACCTGAATGTAGAGTGGCGTTGGGGGCTGCATTGTTGTGTTGGATATTTGGTTTTCTTATCAGAGTTGGAAGTGTGAGCATGAAATTTGGCTGTGGTGCGGTTGTGATGGTGGAGGTGAATTGGGAAGAGtatgaattttttttttcttggttgAAATACAGACAGGAGCAAAGTGATACACAAAAGGGTTTCTCGGAAACACAATGAGAGGTCAATTAATGGGAGTGAGACTGCTGGATTGGGATTGAGCCTTGATGGCTAGCGATGGGAGACAAGGGAGCGAGAGGCGAGAGGGAAGTGGCACGAGAGTAGCGAAGCACGGCAGCTGTGTACGAATTGTCTCTTGAGTATTGCAAAATAAATCATGTTATGGAACTTGCAGTGCCTGGCACCCTGGTGACGGTTGGATCGAGGCCCATTGTTTGCCGCCTAGTCGGAAAGGTCGGATGGGTGACGGGCTCATCCTTGTCCGGGATGCTGGGTTGGAGTTTTGGAGTCTTGATGGTTGACGAGAGGATTCGCGGCTCAAGCAGCGAGGTTGCGTTGAGCACATGTGCTTTGTGAGGGGGGTTGATAATTCGGGAGGCGAAATCTGAAACGCCCTTGACACCCTAATCGATGCCCATTGACGACTGGCTGTGTGATTGGGCCCGTCTTCCCAACACGTCATCTTGACCCAACGGAGTGCCTGGTGTGTataactacctacctaggtacggagtactcatcTTTACCATTCCCCCGTCATTCGGTGATTCGCTTTGACCCCGAGAAACCATCTCGGCAGCTTTTCCTACAACGAATTTCTTatttcgttttttttttttgatttcCAACGCGCGGCCTAATATTGCCCCGGCCGAGCGAGCGAATTTGTGGAGAGATCGGAAATTCCGGTCCTCGAGGCAGAGACGTATAACTAGGCCCCCGATGCCACTGGCGTCCTGGCTCCCGGGATTCCTGGGGGGCAACTCGGGACACAGAGAGCcgccagcagccatggcaccagacaagatgaagcagtGGACCACGGGGCTggacggcatcgacaagctgcagatggaggaggcggatGTGCCGCGCccgggcgagggcgaggtgcTGGTCAAGATTCACGCCGTGAGCTTGAATTACCGCGACAAAGAGGGTGAGTTTTGTCTCAGGCCGAGTTTGTGAGTCCCCCTGACTGACCGCGCGCGCGCCAGTCTGCAGCGGCGAGTACGACCACCACGCGTCGAGCGAGCCGGCGCGGCGCCTGGTCCCGTGCTCCGACATGTGCGGCACCGTGGTCGAGAGCCGGTCCGGCCTGCTCGGCGAGGGGGCCCGCGTCGCGTCCATCTTCCTGCAGACCCATCTCCGGGGCGCGGTGCGCGAggaggacatggccagcGGGCTGGGCCTGCCGCTGCCGGGGGTCCTCGCGCAGTACCGCGTCTTCGCGGCCGCCTCGCTGGTCCGCGTGCCGGGGTACCTGACGGACGAGGAGGCGAGCTGCCTGCCGGTCGCGGGCGTGACGGCGTGGACGAGCCTCAACTGGATGCGGCCGCTGGGGCGGCACATCGGCACCGACTCGAaggatgacgacggggagCACCCGGACCCGGGGTCGCGGTTCGTGCTGCTCCAGGGGACGGgcggcgtggccgtggccggcCTGCAGACCGCCCACGCCGCGGGCTACCGGACCATCGTGACGTCCTCGTCCGACGACAAGCTGCGCCGCGCGGCGGACGAGCTGGGCGCCGACCACACCGTCAACTACAAGACGTACTGGGAGTGGCAGGCGCCCGTCATGGAGGCCACGGGCGGCCGGGGCGCCGACGTCATTTTCGAGACGGGCGGCGCGCGCACCCTCCGCAAGAGCTTCGAGAGCGTGGCCTTTGGCGGCGTCATCAACTGCATCGGCTACCTGTCGGGcaaggaggacgaggaccgccccggcggcgacgggctgCAGAGGCTCAATGTCAATGTGCTGGCGCTGCGGCGCAACGTGACGCTGCgcggcatcatcaacggcggcaaggaccGCTTCGAGGAGATGCTGGGCTTTtacgaggacaagaagatcCGGCCCGTCGTGGGCAGGGTCTTTGCGTTTGCCGACGCAAAGGAGGCCATGGCGTATCTGGCCAGTGGGAAGCACTTTGGTAAAGTGGTGATCAAGGTTGGCGATGCTAGTTAGGGGCTGTTGTGTGCGTGGCGTGTTGGATGTATGCGGGAGCATGGGACTCGTGGCGTTGTTTGACAAACACGGTAGAACTGCATGTGGATATAAAACGTAGACGGCTAGGCTTATGGCTATACTAGGGGGGAAATTCTATATCAAGACGGGAAAcaaatgaaaaaaagaagagaaaagaaagtcAAGGGTATCAACGTAATGTACATGCAGCCGCTTGCGCATCGGCTCGTCCTTTGCTTGTGAATCCGCCCTTGATACTGCGGCGCTTCAAGACTcgggaaagaagaagctaGTTGGCGGCCTTATGGCCATTGACATTGCTCTGGTTCATGGCCTGCATGCCGGCGTTGAGCTTTCCAAACTGCCACTCGGGCAGGGTGATGCCCGTCTGCTCGTTGATGGTGGTcatcagcggcggcagcatctGGTAGACGTTGCGCATGGCGGCCGTGGGATCGCTGCTGCCcgcctcgccggcgccgctggCCCCCGTGTTCCAGACGCTGATCTTGGGCTGCAGGCCgcggatggcgtcggcgttggccttggccagctcgacgTAGGTGCCCTTTTCGATCATCATGTACTGCAGGAGGCCGGCGGGCCCGCCAAACGCGCCCGCCAGCTTGGCGTAGgcgtcggccatggcggagattccctcggcctccttgagTTGGCGGAaggcgccggcgtcggcgcTCTGCTGGGCGGCGTAGTTTTCCGCCTCGGCCCCGACCCGCGTCTTGTaggcgtcggcgtcggccagGCGCTGGTTCGCCTCCTGGTTGGCGCGCGCGTTGGCCGTGACCTCGTacgcggcggcgtcggcggcctgcTGCTTGCTCTCGCGGGCAATGGTGGCCTGGACCACGTCTTTGGCGCGCAGGCGTTCCATCTCGGCCGCCGCGCGCTTGATCTCGACTTGCTTCTTCAGGTCTTCGTCCTTGGACTCGAGCGCGCGCTGCGCCTCGACGCGCGTCACGTCGACGTCTCGCGTGAGGTGTGTCTGCTGCGTCATGAGCCGggcctcggccgccgcgcGCTCAATGTCCCGCTCCGTCTTCTGCACGGCCGTGTCGGCCTGGATCTTGGCGATTTCTCTCTCCTGCTCGCCCTTGCGCTTGGCCTCGCCGACGTTGCCTCGGAGCTGCGCTTCTGCGACGTCGATTCTGGCCTGGTTGGTGGCGCCCTCGTGCGCTTTGCGGGAGAGGGACGCGAAGTAGACGGATCCGGGAGCATCCTTTAGCTCCTTGACACTGTAAAAAAAGGGTTAGTAAGAGATTGGCAATGAAGGAAAAAGGAAGGGCCGGAACTTGCTTGCTATTGTAGATTTTCAACTAGACTGAGTCAGTATTTGATGTCatgcttttcttctttaaAAAACGGCCCCAATGATGGCACTTACACCAAACTGGTCGAGTTCGCCCTGGATGTTGCGAAAAATTCGCTTCTTGAACATCTCCCGCTCAGTGAAGATCTCCTCCATGGTCATGCTCGACACCAGGACGCGGGTTTCGCCCTCAATGATTCCCTTGACGATGCTGGCCACGTGGGCCCTGGCGTCGGTCTTTTTGTCGTCAGAGCCCGCCAGCAGCATGGCATACTTCATGAGAGCGTCGCCGTTATCCTCACGACCGGCAGTCCCCTCGTTTGCCGCTTCCGCTTCCGAGGAGGAGTTGGCGCCGCGGGCATTAACGTCTGGACCGACAGTAAAGACCACGGGAAGCGAAAACTGGAGCTTCTCCTTTGTCATGGCCTGCAGGTCCATGGCGTAGTCGTGCGGCTGGACGCTGAACCGCGAGTAACGCTGGAATGGCCACACCAAGGATGACTTGGTGATCTTGACGGTGCGGACGCGCCATCCCGTAATGGCGAGGTACTCGTCGGGACCGGATACCTTGTAACGTAGCATTGTGGATGACTGTGTTTGTTTGGTGCAATGGCCTTTTGCAAGTGTCAGCTGGGGGAAGATGAAGGAAGCGATGAGGAGTCAGGACGTGGCGGCAAGACGACGAGCCACGAGGTATATATAGACAGGACGCGACGGAATAAATGAACCTTGGGCACTTACTAAATGTACTGTTTGAGTAAATATACTCTGTTATGATTGATCTTTGATGAGCGCTGTTTGGATCAGCTTCGCGTTGTGTTCTGTGTTTCCCAATAAAGGCCTGGCTGGGGTGGCCACTTCCTTATATGTCCTGCCTGGCAGAATATGCCCAAGCAGGCTACACAGTGAACCTCATCAGTCTCGGCTGAAGTCACGGCACACAACCGACATGTCGCAAACGAAAGACAAGCAAGGCATGCGAAAAGCCTTGGGCTATGTTGggctggcttggcttggcctgTGTAAAAGCGAAGACCGACCTTGCAAGTCCCAAACGTCAAACTGAACTAGACTCGCACCAATGGAGAACAAGCGATTCTAGAAACTTGCCCTTTACGGCGTCGGTCCTGTAGCTGAGGTAGCATCCTGGTCCGTCTCATCCATGTTCCGCCTCATGTAACACTAGAAACAAGGCTGTGTGCTCTCGTGACAGCTTTATTGGGGTGGAATGTGGAGAAAGGAAACCTGCTTCACCGGCTGGAATACAGAGTAATCTTGTTGGGGTTGGAAGTGCATCTCCGTCGGGCAAACTCTCCTGCCTGCCGCGAGTGAAGTGCAATCAACAGAATGCCGCACCAGCCGCACCTCAGAGGTCAGGTTGTGGTGCACTGCCTCCCGAGGTGATTGATAATATTGCTGTCAATCTACAGGGCAACATATATCTGCTCTGGCTGGTGGGGGCGGTCTCTCCTTGCGTCATGCTCAGGCTTTAGTTTCGTTTGCTCAGTCGGTGTAAACTTACTGTACAATGGCATCACATGTGTCTGTTCATATGTGTGCCAGTGTGGAGTACCTGACTATGCGTTGGCGGATTTTCGATTTTAACATGGCTTGTCAATCCTTGTCATGGGCTGGAGTGAGTCCGCCTCACTTTTGTTTTTGCAATGCTCGGGCCTAGTCGGAACTTGGCTCTGTTGTTTTGGGCATCGCCCCGTTCAGCCCAGCTTTCCCTATCGATGGATGGGTTCTTTGATCATTTCCAGACAGTCAAGGCACATGCGTTTGAGCTGTGATGCAACAAGCCCAAAGCTGAAGAGCCGCCAAGCCGGAGCGCAAACTGCGCCTCCTCCACACAGCCACCACGTTCGGCTTGAACTTGGAAAGTTCGGCCCACGGTGCCTTTGTCCATGACTCCATGGAGCTGGATCCAGTATCATCCGGAGAGGTGCATGGCGCGGGGGACATGATTTGCCTTTCAAGTCTTATGGCATTTGTTCTTTCCGTTCAATGTCCGGCACGTGTTCGCTTCGCCCTTTTTGACTGTCGCAGGTCGCGACTGCTGGTTGCATCGCCCGTGCGTGGAATCCTTGTCTGACATGACTGTTGTTTGCTTGCGAGCAGGCGCAGCCCCTTCGCCAAAGGCCGTGTTGGACCTCGAGTAACAACTTGCAAGGGTGTGTTGAACACTCACCGAACACTTGAGATAGACAGCTTCTGAAAGAGAAGACGGCATTTCCCGAGATATAGGTCTCACCTGGCGTATCCCCCTGCTGGGACGCCCAACTTTCTCCTCGGCTTTCCTCCTTGCCAAATGTCACGACAACCTTTCAAAATgtttgaagacgaggacCAGCCGCCACCATACTCTTCCATCGCCCCTGCGGAATCTGTTTCATATTCCTCTGACACCACGCAGAGCCATGTATACGTGCCGCAGAGTTCGTCCCTCTTCTCCACGCAACTATCTGGTCTCCGTGGCCAGATACTAGAGGAACAAGCCGCTCGGTCATCCGCCCGCGATCAGCAAGATATCGAGACGCTATCTCTGTTGGTCCCGCACATCGAGGTTCTTCTCGATTCCATAGCGTCCTACAGTCCACCGCCGACGCTGGTGGAGGCAACCCTTGTGCCGGATGAAGCCATCGGGAGGGGATGGGTGTTTAGCGACAATGAGCAGAAACAGAGCGGCCAAGTGACGAAACTGATACGCGTTGAGAGACACCTCAAAGCAGATGGCGATAAGAAACCGCAGCATCATTCAGCGACTTGCACATCAGAGGCGGGCGGCCCCAAGGAATTTGATGAATGGGGCCGTTGgtccgacgacgacgagcagcgCAGCATATCGGGGCCCCAGGACGAATTGTGGTGGTCAGACGAAGACATGGCGAAGCGGTTAGCCAAGCATCTCGAGCCAGCTCGTGCAACTGCGTCTGTTGATCGTCAAACGGTTCGGGCCCAGGTGGAGCGGAACAAGGCGACCACGATGGCTGGCCGTTGGTCCATGTTCAAGAAGGACGAAccagccaagacggcggcgccgactgCCTCTCCATCTTTGACACCATATCGGAAACCTTTGGATGACGTTTGGATGACGGTGAATGCGGAAGAAGCGACGTTTCGAAAACAGAGCGAGATGGGTATCTGGGAGAGCCGGACGGGTTGGGGGCTAGTGGTGAGGGTGAACCTGCGGCGGCTATGATGCGACTGGGAACTCTGATCTCTCCGGTATAGGAGGGGCATGTATTGCGATTGAATGAATAATACGGATGTGCAAGATGTCAATCGGGGCTTTGAAGGGATGTGAACACTGAATGTCTTGTTCCTGATTTCGGAGACTCCACCGAGTCCACTCTCAGGTTCGGCCAACTGTCAGACGGCCGATGACAGCCGGCAGCCACGTCCTCGAGGATAACTGACCTGTGATGGTTTCTACATGGATGACAATATCGGTCAATTCGTACATCTCACGATGATCCACTAGTTTTGTCTCCGTTGACAGCGGTTTGCACCTCTGGGGACCGATGCCAAGGTTTGGATCGGCTGTTGACTCATTCGCCGCCTGGAAATGCCCAGCCGCCCCACTGGTTCTACGGGGCTCCGGCGTGAACCAGAGAAGTTGCCATTCTTTCTGCATGGAACCGCGTTGTGACTGGAATTAGGTGCCCGGTTTCTATCCCGTTTTCCGATAGAGCGGAAGACAGAAACAACAACTATCccgaccaaaaaaaaaggacatATAAATAGCGCCGGCTGCGATTGGATTCCTCCATGGTCAAGCACAGACACCAAAGTCAATACAGAATGCCTCATCACGATGTCCTCGTCACCGGCTCGTCGGGCCATCTCGGCACGGCATTGATGCTCACACTGCCCTCGCTGGGCTTCAACCCCGTCGGCATCGACATCCTCGCCTCGGAAACAACCCAGCACGTGGGATCAGTCAGCGACCGCGCCCTGGTGTCGGGCATTCTGCAAGCCAACCCGATCAAGCACGTCCTGCACACGGCCACCCTCCACAAACCCCACGTGGAAAGCCACACCAAGGAACAGTTTATCGAGACCAACA from Metarhizium brunneum chromosome 2, complete sequence includes these protein-coding regions:
- the cip2 gene encoding RNA-binding post-transcriptional regulator cip2 yields the protein MSQQPHDMGYLDYTGHASRSPTSRQNYGAGFASGLTLPRQPQRPFDVPLGSSALYPSDRIGSGYNPRAMDSMSGHGGMPGGYMLDNGQSWNYNSVGVATVNGAMNGPNRQRSVNRRAALPQTWTDQGAMGMPNNGLPSFPGSLNGGQMSNGGLRVDHGQAHTSPDLRSTASDGDQLIPTAIVIKNIPFAVRKETLASIMLDLNLPQPYAFNYHFDNGVFRGLAFANFQSAEDTRVVIEAMNGMDVHGRKLRVEYKKMLPEAERERIEREKRERRGQLEEQHRAPILHQQSSIQSLSSMSQTQQRTPSSHLGDVDLNDPQSLEFYTELVMFKRDDSREILVFPAGISPEHRRSIHILAHHMGLEHQSIGEADSRQITVLKRQQPSPTANIQNVPANSLDVHKRGLSRAATFDFAADRESRAAANNYSHVMGRQGPTLELPGSPDGSGVPNNLRAAKSFADLRSFTPSPSQASSSYLAPGSGLNNMVPGSTARFGDYQPAHPGNPGTPGPKGDSLIAGLSGLNLSPYDSNPLQSQGRNAPGAIGSQRPGVTSHKGAPERQPRGPEWESTGGFGGRGRSNGHMQRGSDSSDSGARVAANPTGASRYH
- the FLOT1 gene encoding Flotillin-like protein 1, which translates into the protein MLRYKVSGPDEYLAITGWRVRTVKITKSSLVWPFQRYSRFSVQPHDYAMDLQAMTKEKLQFSLPVVFTVGPDVNARGANSSSEAEAANEGTAGREDNGDALMKYAMLLAGSDDKKTDARAHVASIVKGIIEGETRVLVSSMTMEEIFTEREMFKKRIFRNIQGELDQFGLKIYNSNVKELKDAPGSVYFASLSRKAHEGATNQARIDVAEAQLRGNVGEAKRKGEQEREIAKIQADTAVQKTERDIERAAAEARLMTQQTHLTRDVDVTRVEAQRALESKDEDLKKQVEIKRAAAEMERLRAKDVVQATIARESKQQAADAAAYEVTANARANQEANQRLADADAYKTRVGAEAENYAAQQSADAGAFRQLKEAEGISAMADAYAKLAGAFGGPAGLLQYMMIEKGTYVELAKANADAIRGLQPKISVWNTGASGAGEAGSSDPTAAMRNVYQMLPPLMTTINEQTGITLPEWQFGKLNAGMQAMNQSNVNGHKAAN